In Papaver somniferum cultivar HN1 unplaced genomic scaffold, ASM357369v1 unplaced-scaffold_80, whole genome shotgun sequence, the following proteins share a genomic window:
- the LOC113344909 gene encoding uncharacterized protein LOC113344909, translated as MAGFLSDEEVLGANGPQNDSGIQALNGEDNALEQWEDDSCPINSLKADKQNGTAMKEILTLSGGEDQDVESLENLKLKLGSEIEILKKERSSVEGDVGLLNKKREELETYHYQLIEEKAILNKEKLKLGRDIESLNKKKTKFGTDTDLLNKEKEKLQSDLHVLNQEKTAVENDLKLLCEQQKKLQCDFEILYKEKTKLVSDTELLNKEKTTVESDIELLNNKKTTIGTDIELLSRKKSVMETGYEFLKDEKNKLATNLEFTNKEKDKLLNDIELLNQEKDKLQSDVEFLNEEKATLGAHSELLSKEKTKLQSDFECLNKEKSTVQGDICSLNEKKTMVQNDICSLNANKIKVQDDICSLNEKKAAASLFA; from the exons ATGGCTGGAtttctaagtgatgaggaggtttTAGGAGCCAATGGGCCTCAAAATGATTCAGGCATCCAAGCATTAAATGGCGAAGATAATGCTCTCGAACAATGGGAAGATGATTCCTGCCCAATTAATTCCTTG AAGGCTGATAAGCAAAATGGCACCGCTATGAAAGAAATTCTAACTTTATCAGGTGGTGAGGATCAAGATGTTGAGTCTCTAGAGAACTTGAAATTGAAATTGGGAAGCGAAATTGAAATTCTCAAGAAAGAAAGGTCTTCAGTGGAAGGTGATGTAGGATTACTCAACAAAAAAAGGGAGGAATTGGAGACCTATCATTATCAGCTCATAGAAGAGAAGGCTATACTAAACAAGGAGAAATTGAAACTCGGAAGAGATATTGAATCACTGAACAAGAAAAAGACTAAATTCGGTACTGATACTGACTTACTTAACAAGGAGAAGGAAAAATTGCAAAGTGATTTGCATGTTCTCAACCAAGAGAAGACTGCAGTGGAGAATGATCTCAAGTTACTGTGCGAACAGCAGAAGAAATTGCAATGTGATTTTGAGATTCTCTACAAAGAGAAGACTAAGTTGGTGAGTGATACTGAGTTACTCAACAAAGAGAAGACTACAGTGGAAAGTGATATCGAATTActcaacaacaagaaaacaactaTAGGAACTGACATTGAGTTACTTAGTAGGAAGAAGTCTGTAATGGAAACTGGTTATGAATTTCTCAAAGATGAGAAGAATAAGCTAGCAACTAATTTAGAATTCACCAACAAAGAGAAGGACAAGTTGCTAAATGACATTGAACTTCTGAATCAGGAGAAGGACAAGTTGCAATCTGATGTTGAATTTCTCAATGAAGAGAAGGCTACTTTGGGAGCTCATTCTGAGTTACTTAGcaaggagaagacaaaattgcaGAGCGATTTTGAGTGTCTCAacaaagaaaagtctacggtgcAAGGTGATATTTGTTCGCTCAATGAAAAGAAGACTATGGTGCAAAACGATATTTGTTCGCTCAATGCAAACAAGATTAAAGTACAGGATGATATTTGTTCTCTTAACGAAAAGAAGGCTGCAGCCTCCTTGTTCGCCTAa
- the LOC113345085 gene encoding WD repeat-containing protein 87-like, with amino-acid sequence MARGKAPRKKQLATRAAPATGGVKKPAARMCKNKQPAAKINSHSKINFIKHFESQLKGTPYLKVLEDSCFGHLIHLPEINLYANVIYNVLLKRKYPSKKDKEEKDGMPFNIGNQEICFSKREFAMMSGLKFQGSEKIDYNPEKIRLMKVHFPGQHSVKLEELIKKFNQLKNSKDKVKLGLLYIAEAVIMGHRPKWNINKGLFFLVDNIEEFNRYPWGKLSYKETIKSLICLSEKKNVSKSKHLVGKVSHHLYGFPLVFQAWIFHSIPELQQVYTEKNEDCPQGIHPGILHLKKANRAPWHKTSLIELSNVKKVLSPLHPTLDELKEGYMAGFPSDEEVSGAKGPQNDSGIQALIGEDYATEQWEDDSSPNNSLKVDNQNGRTIKEVITLSGGEDQDVESLENLKLKLGSEIEVLNKEKSAVESDVGLLNEKRNELETDRYKLLAEMAILNKEKLKLGRDIESLNMEKTRLGTDADLLSKEKENLQSDFDILNQEKTAVESDLRLHFEQQKKLQCDIENLYKEKTKLVSDTELLNKEKSIVESDIELLYKKKTTLGNDIKLLSLEKSELETGYEFLKDEKNKLATDLEFTNKEKDKLQNDVELLNEEKDKLQSDVEFLNEEKAKLGSHAELLSKEKTKLQSDFECLNRDKSTVLVDICSLNEKKSVVQNDICSLNGKKITVQDDICSLNEKKATVHGDICSLNEKKTFLESEIESLNNEKTNLGNETDLLGKEKMKLQTDIEFHNKEKAEFIRSVTADLNKSFYEREKALSENEKIFVELKEMNRTLVAKERCYAEELQEARQVLIKQMESEKSTKSRVIGVKRMRGDQVLWNFKEKKRATLKDVISFRLNRTDK; translated from the exons ATGGCTCGTGGCAAGGCACCAAGGAAGAAGCAACTTGCAACTAGG GCTGCACCAGCCACTGGGGGAGTGAAGAAGCCTGCTGCAAG GATGTGTAAAAACAAGCAGCCAGCTGCAAAGATAAATTCCCATTCAAAAATCAACTTTATAAAACACTTTGAAAGCCAATTGAAGGGTACTCCATATCTAAAAGTGCTCGAAGATAGTTGCTTTGGGCATCTGATACACCTGCCAGAGATCAACTTGTATGCAAATGTCATCTACAATGTACTATTGAAGAGAAAGTATCCATCTAAGAAGGACAAAGAGGAGAAGGATGGAATGCCTTTTAATATCGGGAATCAGGAGATATGTTTTAGCAAACGAGAGTTTGCAATGATGTCGGGATTGAAGTTTCAGGGGAGTGAAAAGATAGACTACAATCCTGAAAAAATACGTCTCATGAAAGTTCATTTTCCTGGTCAGCATAGTGTTAAGTTGGAAGAGTTGATAAAGAAATTCAATCAACTGAAGAACAGCAAAGATAAAGTAAAGCTAGGCTTGCTTTATATTGCTGAAGCTGTAATTATGGGCCATAGGCCAAAGTGGAATATAAACAAAGGTCTTTTCTTCTTGGTTGACAACATCGAGGAGTTTAACCGCTATCCTTGGGGAAAGCTATCATACAAAGAGacaataaaatctctcatttgccTATCAGAGAAGAAAAATGTTTCTAAATCCAAACACCTGGTCGGAAAAGTGTCTCACCATCTGTATGGATTCCCTCTTGTTTTTCAG GCTTGGATTTTCCATAGTATACCAGAATTACAACAGGTATACACTGAAAAAAATGAAGATTGCCCTCAGGGCATTCACCCTGGTATCTTACATTTGAAAAAGGCTAACAGAGCACCATGGCATAAAACAAGCCTCATAGAATTGAGCAATGTAAAG AAGGTTTTGTCACCTTTACACCCTACATTGGATGAACTAAAAGAAGGCTACATGGCCGGatttccaagtgatgaggaggtttCAGGAGCCAAAGGGCCTCAAAATGATTCAGGCATCCAAGCGCTAATTGGCGAAGATTATGCTACTGAACAATGGGAAGATGATTCCAGCCCAAATAATTCGTTG AAGGTCGATAATCAAAATGGCAGGACTATCAAAGAAGTTATAACTTTATCAGGTGGTGAGGATCAAGATGTTGAGTCTCTAGAGAACTTGAAGTTGAAACTTGGAAGCGAAATTGAAGTACTCAACAAAGAAAAGTCTGCAGTGGAAAGTGATGTCGGATTACTCAACGAAAAGAGGAACGAATTGGAGACTGACCGTTATAAGCTCTTAGCAGAGATGGCTATACTTAACAAGGAGAAATTGAAACTCGGAAGAGATATTGAGTCACTCAACATGGAAAAGACTAGATTGGGTACTGATGCTGACTTACTCAGTAAGGAGAAGGAAAACTTGCAAAGTGATTTTGATATTCTCAACCAAGAGAAGACTGCAGTGGAAAGTGATCTCAGGTTACACTTTGAACAGCAGAAGAAATTGCAATGTGATATTGAGAATCTCTACAAAGAGAAGACTAAGTTGGTGAGTGATACTGAGTTACTCAACAAAGAGAAGTCTATAGTGGAAAGTGATATCGAATTACTCtacaaaaagaaaacaacacTAGGAAATGATATTAAGTTACTTAGTTTGGAGAAGTCTGAATTGGAAACTGGTTATGAATTTCTCAAAGATGAGAAGAATAAGCTAGCAACCGATTTAGAATTCACTAACAAAGAGAAGGATAAGTTGCAAAATGACGTTGAACTCCTCAATGAGGAGAAGGACAAGTTGCAATCTGATGTTGAATTTCTCAATGAAGAGAAGGCTAAATTGGGTTCTCATGCTGAGTTACTTAGtaaggagaagacaaaattgcaGAGTGATTTTGAATGTCTCAACAGAGACAAGTCTACAGTACTAGTTGATATTTGTTCGCTCAACGAGAAGAAGTCTGTAGTGCAAAATGATATTTGTTCGCTCAATGGAAAGAAGATTACGGTACAGGATGATATTTGTTCGCTTAATGAAAAGAAGGCTACAGTACATGGTGATATTTGTTCGCTCAATGAAAAGAAGACTTTTCTGGAAAGTGAAATTGAATCGCTTAACAATGAGAAGACTAACTTGGGAAATGAGACTGATTTGCTTGGCAAGGAGAAGATGAAATTGCAAACTGATATTGAATTTCACAATAAAGAGAAGGCTGAATTTATTCGTTCCGTGACGGCTGATCTTAATAAGTCCTTTTATGAACGTGAAAAAGCATTGTCTGAAAATGAAAAAATTTTCGTAGAGCTTAAAGAGATGAACCGCACATTGGTTGCCAAGGAACGGTGTTACGCTGAAGAGCTTCAGGAAGCTCGCCAAGTACTTATCAAG CAAATGGAGTCAGAAAAGTCAACCAAAAGTAGGGTGATTGGAGTAAAGAGAATGAGAGGAGATCAAGTGCTCTGGAATTTTAAGGAGAAGAAGAGAGCCACACTGAAGGATGTGATTAGTTTTCGATTGAACCGTACAGATAAGTAA
- the LOC113344837 gene encoding testis-specific gene 10 protein-like isoform X1: MLFLLLLHMVDRNSTGEMAPKKQQLPNKEVDKQNCTTIEQVITLSDDENQDVEHLKNLKSKLRKEIEILKEQKMMLGKTTQLFHRQLAMEVEPNYYSLREENVLLKAENRRLRNGVKALNEEKDELERDADLLCKEIDKLGCELEMFRKEKSALEIDLELLNKNRGELVNDLDSLKVEKDELERDSDFLCKENDKMGCEINKLRKEKSEVEVDLECLNKQREILVNDLDSQNGDKAIIGDEKVELRRDIESLTKRKGEIESLNSEKTQLGAETELLNKGKTKLQSDVEILNKEESTVQGDIHSLNEKKTILESEIDSIRNEKTNLGNETELLNKEKRKLQTMQNEIEFFNEEKMKLRNDFKFLNQEKAKLGMDVLLLKKGKSDVETDLEFLQDMKNKLHSDIESLNRAKATFGIDFELSNKEKDKLHSDVELLNEEKVKLESDIEFLNEEKSEFIRSVTSDVNESFYEREKTLAENEKMFIELKEMNQTLVAKERFYTEELQEARQELIKQMESEKPTKSKVIGVKRMRGDQVLWNFKEKKRATLKDVISYRLSRKSRKNRPIHEP, translated from the exons atgttgtttttgttgttgttacataTGGTTGATCGTAATTCCACTGGAGAAATGGCTCCAAAGAAGCAGCAGCTTCCAAATAAG GAGGTTGATAAGCAAAATTGTACCACCATTGAACAAGTTATAACCTTATCAGATGATGAGAATCAAGATGTTGAACATCTAAAGAATTTGAAGTCGAAACTGAGAAAGGAAATCGAAATACTCAAGGAGCAAAAGATGATGTTGGGTAAGACTACTCAACTATTTCACAGGCAATTGGCAATGGAAGTGGAGCCGAATTATTACTCGCTAAGGGAAGAAAATGTTTTACTTAAGGCAGAGAATCGGAGACTCAGAAATGGTGTTAAAGCGCTGAATGAAGAGAAGGATGAATTGGAAAGGGATGCGGATTTGCTCTGTAAGGAGATTGATAAACTGGGGTGTGAACTTGAAATGTTTCGCAAAGAAAAGTCTGCGTTGGAAATTGATTTAGAATTGCTTAACAAGAACAGGGGGGAATTGGTGAATGATCTTGATTCGCTAAAGGTAGAGAAGGATGAATTGGAAAGGGATTCTGACTTCCTCTGTAAGGAGAATGATAAAATGGGATGTGAAATTAACAAACTTCGCAAAGAAAAGTCGGAAGTGGAAGTTGATCTAGAGTGTCTCAACAAACAAAGGGAGATATTGGTGAATGATCTTGATTCACAAAACGGAGATAAGGCTATAATTGGTGATGAGAAGGTGGAACTCAGAAGAGATATTGAATCACTCACAAAGAGGAAGGGTGAAATCGAATCGCTAAACAGTGAGAAGACTCAACTAGGAGCTGAGACTGAGTTACTTAACAAGGGCAAGACGAAATTGCAAAGTGATGTTGAAATTCTCAACAAAGAAGAGTCTACAGTACAAGGTGATATTCATTCGCTCAATGAAAAGAAGACTATTTTGGAAAGTGAAATTGACTCGATTCGCAATGAGAAGACTAACTTGGGAAATGAGACCGAGTTGCTCAACAAGGAGAAGAGGAAATTGCAAACAATGCAAAATGAGATTGAGTTTTTCAACGAGGAGAAGATGAAACTGCGAAATGATTTTAAATTTCTCAACCAAGAGAAAGCTAAACTAGGAATGGATGTTTTGCTGCTCAAGAAGGGAAAGTCTGACGTGGAAACTGATCTTGAATTCCTCCAAGATATGAAGAATAAACTGCATAGTGATATTGAATCTTTGAACAGAGCGAAGGCAACATTTGGGATCGATTTTGAACTCTCCAACAAAGAGAAGGATAAGTTGCACAGTGATGttgaacttctcaatgaggagaAGGTCAAATTGGAATCtgatattgaatttctcaatgaaGAAAAGTCTGAATTTATTCGGTCCGTGACGTCTGATGTTAATGAATCTTTTTATGAACGTGAGAAGACATTGGCTGAGAATGAAAAAATGTTTATAGAGCTTAAAGAGATGAACCAAACATTGGTTGCCAAGGAACGGTTCTACACTGAAGAGCTTCAGGAAGCTCGTCAAGAACTTATCAAG CAAATGGAGTCAGAAAAGCCAACCAAAAGTAAGGTGATTGGAGTAAAGAGAATGAGAGGAGATCAAGTGCTCTGGAATTTTAAGGAGAAGAAGAGAGCCACACTGAAGGATGTGATTAGTTATCGGTTGAGCCGTAAAAGTAGAAAAAACAGACCAATACATGAGCCTTAG
- the LOC113344837 gene encoding testis-specific gene 10 protein-like isoform X2: protein MVDRNSTGEMAPKKQQLPNKEVDKQNCTTIEQVITLSDDENQDVEHLKNLKSKLRKEIEILKEQKMMLGKTTQLFHRQLAMEVEPNYYSLREENVLLKAENRRLRNGVKALNEEKDELERDADLLCKEIDKLGCELEMFRKEKSALEIDLELLNKNRGELVNDLDSLKVEKDELERDSDFLCKENDKMGCEINKLRKEKSEVEVDLECLNKQREILVNDLDSQNGDKAIIGDEKVELRRDIESLTKRKGEIESLNSEKTQLGAETELLNKGKTKLQSDVEILNKEESTVQGDIHSLNEKKTILESEIDSIRNEKTNLGNETELLNKEKRKLQTMQNEIEFFNEEKMKLRNDFKFLNQEKAKLGMDVLLLKKGKSDVETDLEFLQDMKNKLHSDIESLNRAKATFGIDFELSNKEKDKLHSDVELLNEEKVKLESDIEFLNEEKSEFIRSVTSDVNESFYEREKTLAENEKMFIELKEMNQTLVAKERFYTEELQEARQELIKQMESEKPTKSKVIGVKRMRGDQVLWNFKEKKRATLKDVISYRLSRKSRKNRPIHEP from the exons aTGGTTGATCGTAATTCCACTGGAGAAATGGCTCCAAAGAAGCAGCAGCTTCCAAATAAG GAGGTTGATAAGCAAAATTGTACCACCATTGAACAAGTTATAACCTTATCAGATGATGAGAATCAAGATGTTGAACATCTAAAGAATTTGAAGTCGAAACTGAGAAAGGAAATCGAAATACTCAAGGAGCAAAAGATGATGTTGGGTAAGACTACTCAACTATTTCACAGGCAATTGGCAATGGAAGTGGAGCCGAATTATTACTCGCTAAGGGAAGAAAATGTTTTACTTAAGGCAGAGAATCGGAGACTCAGAAATGGTGTTAAAGCGCTGAATGAAGAGAAGGATGAATTGGAAAGGGATGCGGATTTGCTCTGTAAGGAGATTGATAAACTGGGGTGTGAACTTGAAATGTTTCGCAAAGAAAAGTCTGCGTTGGAAATTGATTTAGAATTGCTTAACAAGAACAGGGGGGAATTGGTGAATGATCTTGATTCGCTAAAGGTAGAGAAGGATGAATTGGAAAGGGATTCTGACTTCCTCTGTAAGGAGAATGATAAAATGGGATGTGAAATTAACAAACTTCGCAAAGAAAAGTCGGAAGTGGAAGTTGATCTAGAGTGTCTCAACAAACAAAGGGAGATATTGGTGAATGATCTTGATTCACAAAACGGAGATAAGGCTATAATTGGTGATGAGAAGGTGGAACTCAGAAGAGATATTGAATCACTCACAAAGAGGAAGGGTGAAATCGAATCGCTAAACAGTGAGAAGACTCAACTAGGAGCTGAGACTGAGTTACTTAACAAGGGCAAGACGAAATTGCAAAGTGATGTTGAAATTCTCAACAAAGAAGAGTCTACAGTACAAGGTGATATTCATTCGCTCAATGAAAAGAAGACTATTTTGGAAAGTGAAATTGACTCGATTCGCAATGAGAAGACTAACTTGGGAAATGAGACCGAGTTGCTCAACAAGGAGAAGAGGAAATTGCAAACAATGCAAAATGAGATTGAGTTTTTCAACGAGGAGAAGATGAAACTGCGAAATGATTTTAAATTTCTCAACCAAGAGAAAGCTAAACTAGGAATGGATGTTTTGCTGCTCAAGAAGGGAAAGTCTGACGTGGAAACTGATCTTGAATTCCTCCAAGATATGAAGAATAAACTGCATAGTGATATTGAATCTTTGAACAGAGCGAAGGCAACATTTGGGATCGATTTTGAACTCTCCAACAAAGAGAAGGATAAGTTGCACAGTGATGttgaacttctcaatgaggagaAGGTCAAATTGGAATCtgatattgaatttctcaatgaaGAAAAGTCTGAATTTATTCGGTCCGTGACGTCTGATGTTAATGAATCTTTTTATGAACGTGAGAAGACATTGGCTGAGAATGAAAAAATGTTTATAGAGCTTAAAGAGATGAACCAAACATTGGTTGCCAAGGAACGGTTCTACACTGAAGAGCTTCAGGAAGCTCGTCAAGAACTTATCAAG CAAATGGAGTCAGAAAAGCCAACCAAAAGTAAGGTGATTGGAGTAAAGAGAATGAGAGGAGATCAAGTGCTCTGGAATTTTAAGGAGAAGAAGAGAGCCACACTGAAGGATGTGATTAGTTATCGGTTGAGCCGTAAAAGTAGAAAAAACAGACCAATACATGAGCCTTAG